One window of the Camelina sativa cultivar DH55 chromosome 1, Cs, whole genome shotgun sequence genome contains the following:
- the LOC104779072 gene encoding inactive GDSL esterase/lipase-like protein 25 isoform X1: MADPNSGLFSLSCLLVTTLALLHYPTSSVAQTLFVFGDGYYDAGNKQFLSGNRVDANSPPYGISVGEATGRWSDGRIVPDYLAGFMGIPRIPPILRSSGDFTHGASFAIAGATVLGSALETNDIQMTLSQQVKKFSQNKNKWTDKALSEAIYLTYIGSDDYLNYAKNNPNPSHDQKQAFVDQVITSIEAAIKAVHEAGGRKFAFQNLPPLGCLPMVKQETGNNKDCVKLPSEMAALHNNNLSKLIEKLALDLESFQFSFYDFFSSIQNRVLEPHTYIFGTGTAACCGTGPLKGTGCAANNVCVNPNGYVFFDGKYLTQKANFQVADLMWNANPQVIEPNNLRELLVFPLDIPFIYNVKSLDQVGKDGSFVIK, from the exons ATGGCGGATCCTAATTCgggtctcttctctctctcttgtctaCTAGTCACTACGCTAGCTCTTCTCCACTACCCCACCTCCTCCGTGGCTCAGACGCTCTTCGTCTTTGGCGACGGCTACTACGACGCCGGCAACAAGCAGTTCCTCTCCGGGAACCGTGTCGACGCCAATTCTCCCCCGTACGGAATATCCGTAGGAGAAGCTACTGGACGGTGGTCCGATGGCCGTATCGTTCCAGACTATCTCG CTGGATTCATGGGTATCCCAAGAATCCCACCGATCCTTCGCAGCTCTGGGGATTTCACTCACGGAGCTAGCTTCGCTATCGCCGGTGCCACTGTCCTTGGTTCTGCTCTCGAGACG AATGATATACAGATGACTCTGTCTCAACAAGTCAAGAAATTCTcgcaaaacaagaacaaatggACTGATAAAGCGCTGTCAGAAGCTATCTACTTAACCTACATTGGCTCTGATGATTACTTGAACTATGCCAAGAATAACCCAAATCCCTCTCATGATCAAAAGCAAGCCTTTGTGGATCAAGTCATCACTTCCATAGAGGCAGCAATAAAG GCTGTTCACGAGGCGGGAGGGAGGAAGTTCGCCTTCCAAAACTTACCACCGTTAGGCTGCTTGCCCATGGTTAAACAAGAGACAGGAAACAATAAAGACTGTGTGAAGCTGCCTTCAGAAATGGCAGCATTGCATAACAACAACTTATCGAAGCTCATAGAGAAACTGGCACTAGATCTTGAGAGTTTCCAGTTCTCGTTCTACGATTTCTTCAGCTCAATCCAGAACAGAGTTTTAGAGCCCCACACTTACA TATTCGGGACAGGAACAGCTGCTTGTTGCGGGACAGGGCCACTAAAGGGGACAGGCTGTGCAGCCAACAACGTgtgtgtcaatccaaatgg GTACGTCTTCTTCGACGGTAAGTATTTGACACAAAAAGCGAACTTTCAGGTAGCCGATCTGATGTGGAATGCAAACCCTCAAGTCATTGAACCGAACAATCTCCGTGAGCTTCTCGTCTTTCCTCTCGACATACCATTCATCTACAATGTCAAAAGCCTTGACCAAGTTGGTAAAGATGGCTCCTTTGTGATAAAATGA
- the LOC104779072 gene encoding inactive GDSL esterase/lipase-like protein 25 isoform X2, whose translation MADPNSGLFSLSCLLVTTLALLHYPTSSVAQTLFVFGDGYYDAGNKQFLSGNRVDANSPPYGISVGEATGRWSDGRIVPDYLAGFMGIPRIPPILRSSGDFTHGASFAIAGATVLGSALETMTLSQQVKKFSQNKNKWTDKALSEAIYLTYIGSDDYLNYAKNNPNPSHDQKQAFVDQVITSIEAAIKAVHEAGGRKFAFQNLPPLGCLPMVKQETGNNKDCVKLPSEMAALHNNNLSKLIEKLALDLESFQFSFYDFFSSIQNRVLEPHTYIFGTGTAACCGTGPLKGTGCAANNVCVNPNGYVFFDGKYLTQKANFQVADLMWNANPQVIEPNNLRELLVFPLDIPFIYNVKSLDQVGKDGSFVIK comes from the exons ATGGCGGATCCTAATTCgggtctcttctctctctcttgtctaCTAGTCACTACGCTAGCTCTTCTCCACTACCCCACCTCCTCCGTGGCTCAGACGCTCTTCGTCTTTGGCGACGGCTACTACGACGCCGGCAACAAGCAGTTCCTCTCCGGGAACCGTGTCGACGCCAATTCTCCCCCGTACGGAATATCCGTAGGAGAAGCTACTGGACGGTGGTCCGATGGCCGTATCGTTCCAGACTATCTCG CTGGATTCATGGGTATCCCAAGAATCCCACCGATCCTTCGCAGCTCTGGGGATTTCACTCACGGAGCTAGCTTCGCTATCGCCGGTGCCACTGTCCTTGGTTCTGCTCTCGAGACG ATGACTCTGTCTCAACAAGTCAAGAAATTCTcgcaaaacaagaacaaatggACTGATAAAGCGCTGTCAGAAGCTATCTACTTAACCTACATTGGCTCTGATGATTACTTGAACTATGCCAAGAATAACCCAAATCCCTCTCATGATCAAAAGCAAGCCTTTGTGGATCAAGTCATCACTTCCATAGAGGCAGCAATAAAG GCTGTTCACGAGGCGGGAGGGAGGAAGTTCGCCTTCCAAAACTTACCACCGTTAGGCTGCTTGCCCATGGTTAAACAAGAGACAGGAAACAATAAAGACTGTGTGAAGCTGCCTTCAGAAATGGCAGCATTGCATAACAACAACTTATCGAAGCTCATAGAGAAACTGGCACTAGATCTTGAGAGTTTCCAGTTCTCGTTCTACGATTTCTTCAGCTCAATCCAGAACAGAGTTTTAGAGCCCCACACTTACA TATTCGGGACAGGAACAGCTGCTTGTTGCGGGACAGGGCCACTAAAGGGGACAGGCTGTGCAGCCAACAACGTgtgtgtcaatccaaatgggtaCGTCTTCTTCGACGGTAAGTATTTGACACAAAAAGCGAACTTTCAGGTAGCCGATCTGATGTGGAATGCAAACCCTCAAGTCATTGAACCCAACAATCTCCGTGAGCTTCTCGTCTTTCCTCTCGACATACCATTCATCTACAATGTCAAAAGCCTTGACCAAGTTGGTAAAGATGGCTCCTTTGTGATAAAATGA